In Arthrobacter sp. QXT-31, one genomic interval encodes:
- a CDS encoding 6-pyruvoyl trahydropterin synthase family protein: MFSLTVRRHFMIAHSLPREAFGPAQGLHGATFVAEVTFRRRTLNDDAIVLDIGAAGGMIEEVLAGLNYRNLDEHPDFAGKLSTTEALAQYIADAAAERLREDADGRELAGIEVTLRENPDAWATYSLEFGPR; this comes from the coding sequence TTGTTCAGCCTGACCGTACGCCGCCACTTCATGATCGCCCACAGCCTTCCCCGCGAAGCCTTCGGGCCCGCCCAGGGCCTGCACGGGGCAACCTTCGTGGCGGAGGTGACGTTCCGCCGTCGTACCCTCAACGATGACGCGATTGTGCTGGACATCGGCGCCGCCGGCGGGATGATCGAGGAGGTGCTGGCCGGGCTCAACTACCGCAACCTGGACGAGCACCCGGACTTCGCCGGGAAGCTGAGCACCACGGAGGCGCTGGCGCAGTACATTGCCGACGCCGCCGCGGAGCGCCTTCGGGAGGACGCAGACGGCCGTGAACTGGCCGGCATCGAGGTCACCCTGCGGGAAAACCCCGACGCCTGGGCTACCTACTCCCTCGAGTTCGGCCCCCGCTGA
- a CDS encoding glycosyltransferase yields the protein MTITDQAYGTQPHPRRQPIDTSSAAPVLDVTIPVYNEERDLEECLRRLHAYLSGAFPHSFRITVADNASTDGTLKTAERVARELREVNVVHLEEKGRGNALRKVWLASPSPVLAYMDVDLSTDLAALGPLLAPLISGHSDLAIGTRLTRNSRVVRGPKREFISRSYNFLLQSLMGARFSDAQCGFKAIRADIAQQILPHTVDTAWFFDTELLVLAERCGLRVHEVPVDWTDDPNSSVDIVQTALADVRGMARLSKDMVTGRIPVGELRAALARGPFPAASRSQEQSPGGSLFGQLVRFGAIGVASTVAYLVLFYLCRNLMDPQLANLLTLLTTAVANTAANRRFTFGITGNSEVARHHFEGLLVFGIGLTLTSGALALVHSGALPGGTTPDRWLELATVTAANLAATALKFLLFRLWVFRRRPTPPAAPAASATNAPAAPAASATNAPAAPAASATNAPSDPAVSEASLPQSSLPTTEMTQS from the coding sequence ATGACCATCACCGACCAGGCCTACGGAACCCAGCCCCACCCGCGGCGGCAGCCCATCGACACCTCCAGCGCGGCACCGGTCCTGGACGTGACCATACCGGTCTACAACGAGGAACGCGACCTGGAGGAATGCCTGCGCCGGCTGCACGCTTATCTGAGCGGCGCGTTCCCGCACTCCTTCCGCATCACGGTTGCGGACAACGCGAGCACCGACGGAACGCTCAAGACTGCCGAGCGGGTGGCCCGGGAACTCCGTGAGGTCAACGTGGTGCACCTTGAGGAGAAGGGCCGCGGCAACGCGCTGCGAAAAGTCTGGCTCGCGTCGCCGTCACCTGTCCTGGCCTACATGGACGTGGATCTCTCCACCGACCTTGCCGCGCTGGGCCCCCTCCTGGCACCGCTGATCTCCGGGCACTCGGACCTGGCCATCGGCACGCGGCTGACCCGCAACTCCCGGGTGGTCCGCGGGCCGAAACGCGAATTTATCTCACGCAGCTACAACTTCCTGCTCCAGTCGCTGATGGGTGCCCGCTTCAGCGATGCGCAGTGCGGTTTCAAGGCCATCCGCGCCGACATCGCCCAGCAGATCCTCCCGCACACCGTGGACACTGCCTGGTTCTTCGACACCGAACTCCTGGTCCTCGCCGAACGGTGCGGCCTCCGCGTCCATGAAGTGCCGGTGGACTGGACCGACGACCCCAACTCCAGCGTGGACATCGTCCAGACGGCGCTCGCCGATGTCCGCGGCATGGCCCGGCTCAGCAAGGACATGGTCACCGGCCGCATCCCCGTCGGCGAACTCCGCGCAGCCCTGGCCCGCGGCCCCTTCCCGGCAGCTTCCCGTAGCCAGGAACAGAGCCCCGGTGGGAGCCTGTTCGGCCAGCTGGTCCGGTTCGGCGCCATCGGCGTCGCCTCCACCGTCGCCTACCTGGTCCTCTTCTACCTTTGCCGCAACCTGATGGACCCGCAGCTCGCCAACCTGCTGACGCTGCTCACCACGGCGGTGGCCAACACCGCAGCGAACCGGCGCTTCACGTTCGGCATCACCGGCAACAGCGAGGTTGCCCGTCACCACTTTGAGGGGCTGCTGGTTTTCGGGATCGGTCTGACCCTCACTTCCGGCGCGCTCGCCCTGGTCCACAGCGGCGCCCTGCCGGGAGGTACGACGCCGGACCGCTGGCTTGAGCTGGCGACCGTCACCGCCGCGAACCTCGCGGCCACTGCACTGAAGTTCCTGCTGTTCCGGCTGTGGGTTTTCCGACGCCGGCCAACCCCTCCGGCAGCTCCTGCCGCCTCCGCCACCAACGCTCCCGCAGCTCCTGCCGCCTCCGCCACCAACGCTCCCGCAGCTCCTGCCGCCTCCGCCACCAACGCTCCATCAGATCCTGCCGTTTCCGAGGCATCCCTTCCGCAGTCATCGCTCCCGACCACAGAAATGACCCAGTCATGA
- the upp gene encoding uracil phosphoribosyltransferase has protein sequence MRTLVVDHPLVAHKLTVLRDKNTPSPVFRQLTEELVTLLAYEATRDVRTQPVTIETPVATTVGTAFTKPTPLVVPILRAGLGMLEGMTKLVPTAEVGFLGMARDEETLDIITYAERLPDDLSGRQIFVLDPMLATGGTLREAIKFLFKRGAAEVTCICLLAAPEGLAKLEEELKDANVTIVLASIDEKLNEKAYIVPGLGDAGDRLYGIAG, from the coding sequence ATGCGCACACTCGTCGTGGACCATCCGCTGGTCGCCCACAAGCTCACCGTCCTGCGGGATAAGAACACCCCGTCGCCGGTATTCCGCCAGCTCACCGAGGAACTGGTGACGCTCCTGGCCTATGAGGCCACGCGCGATGTCCGCACCCAGCCGGTCACCATCGAAACGCCGGTTGCCACCACGGTGGGCACCGCGTTCACCAAGCCAACCCCGCTGGTGGTGCCCATCCTGCGCGCCGGGCTGGGCATGCTGGAGGGCATGACCAAGCTGGTCCCCACAGCCGAAGTGGGTTTCCTGGGCATGGCCCGCGACGAGGAAACCCTGGACATCATCACCTACGCGGAGCGCCTGCCGGACGACCTTTCGGGGCGCCAGATCTTCGTCCTCGACCCCATGCTCGCCACCGGCGGCACGCTGCGCGAGGCCATCAAGTTCCTGTTCAAGCGCGGTGCCGCCGAGGTCACCTGCATCTGCCTGCTGGCCGCCCCGGAGGGCCTGGCCAAGCTGGAGGAGGAACTCAAGGACGCCAACGTCACGATCGTCCTTGCCTCCATCGACGAGAAGCTGAACGAGAAGGCCTACATTGTGCCGGGCCTGGGCGACGCCGGTGACCGCCTTTACGGCATCGCCGGTTAG
- a CDS encoding phosphatase PAP2 family protein, with protein MKSLTERYGRWLGPYAALWITLIIGGVLVVALTLLSAEVYNSVVDQDGVSGLDKPALELAKEYRNPGLDSAVTAFTNVGGGIGMPIVASILVAWLIYASRSWRPLILVGGAAAVSVTATSVGKTLMGRTRPDHVDAVPPFEFSPSFPSGHTLNTTVVIGIIVYLVCLQFRKTSARTWVIIAGAVFIIAMGLSRVFLGHHWLTDVMAAWLIGAAWMGVVILAHRLFHVIRRREHAGPAPTFEHPAHIKGSKADRAERLQGTPDAGGAAGARGGEPGPG; from the coding sequence ATGAAGTCCCTGACTGAGAGGTACGGCAGGTGGCTCGGGCCCTACGCGGCCCTGTGGATCACCCTGATCATCGGCGGCGTCCTGGTGGTTGCCCTGACGCTGCTCAGTGCCGAGGTATACAACAGCGTGGTGGACCAGGACGGCGTCTCGGGACTGGACAAACCCGCCCTCGAACTGGCCAAGGAATACCGGAACCCCGGACTCGATTCAGCCGTCACAGCGTTTACGAACGTCGGCGGGGGCATCGGCATGCCCATCGTGGCGAGCATCCTCGTGGCATGGCTGATCTATGCCAGCCGCAGCTGGCGGCCCCTCATCCTGGTGGGCGGCGCGGCGGCAGTCTCCGTCACTGCCACCAGCGTGGGCAAGACTCTGATGGGCCGCACCCGCCCCGACCACGTCGACGCCGTCCCGCCGTTCGAATTCTCGCCGTCGTTCCCCAGCGGACACACACTGAACACCACCGTGGTAATCGGCATCATCGTGTACCTGGTGTGCCTGCAGTTCCGGAAGACCTCGGCCCGGACGTGGGTGATCATCGCAGGAGCGGTGTTCATCATCGCCATGGGACTGAGCCGCGTGTTCCTGGGCCACCACTGGCTGACGGATGTGATGGCCGCCTGGCTGATCGGGGCCGCGTGGATGGGCGTCGTGATCCTGGCCCACCGGCTGTTCCACGTCATCCGCCGACGGGAGCATGCCGGCCCCGCACCCACGTTCGAGCATCCGGCCCACATCAAGGGCAGCAAGGCCGACCGGGCGGAGCGCCTTCAGGGCACTCCCGATGCCGGGGGAGCGGCAGGCGCCAGGGGCGGGGAACCAGGCCCCGGGTGA
- a CDS encoding glycosyltransferase family 39 protein, with amino-acid sequence MSTTATPPNQTANEPMAPAVQSPAAPEVPRRTAQERTRRSGRASRILLGNQPGWIRPSAAALLAFTAILYLWNLEATGYANSFYAAAIQAGTKDWTALLFGSLDAGNAITVDKPPAALWVPALAGRIFGFSPLSMLVPQALMGVAAVGLLYLTVKRISGPAAGLLAGGALALTPVAALMFRFNDPDALLTLCLVLAAYLTTRAIEQAGSKWLAAAGAVIGLAFLTKMLQGFLIVPGLALAYLWAAPTSIGRRFLHLLAAAGGIVLVAGSYIALFQLTPASARPYMAGSETNSFLELTFGYNGLGRIIGSGAGSGGGMPGGGGIPGGGGMGGNVGFGGAAGITRMFGTSFGGEVSWLLPSALILLGAGLWFTRREARTSRTRAALVLWGGWLLVTAGILSFMSGTVHPYYAVALAPAIAALVGIGSVELWRGRAYFPARITLAVTVMAAAVWSAVLLGRDAGWLPWLKVAVVILGVLAAVALLFRLDSFQAIPARLRKTATAAVVVVSLLAGALGSAAWTFATAGQPHSGSIPTSGPAASAMGGPGGQGGRNFGGLTGPDGAIGPGGGAMGPDGGMGPGGTMGSDGAGTANSELTALLRASTAKWSGIVSGASQAASLELASGSSVIALGGWNGGDPYPTLAQFQEMVANGEIGYFISGGGMGGGGGRGGNSEVATWVAANFEAQTVGNSTVYKLTK; translated from the coding sequence ATGAGCACCACCGCCACTCCCCCAAACCAGACAGCAAACGAGCCGATGGCCCCGGCGGTACAGAGCCCGGCCGCGCCCGAGGTTCCCCGCCGGACCGCCCAGGAGCGAACCCGCCGGAGCGGCAGGGCATCCCGGATCCTGCTGGGAAACCAGCCCGGCTGGATCCGCCCCTCGGCGGCAGCTCTGCTGGCGTTCACCGCCATCCTGTACCTGTGGAACCTCGAAGCCACGGGATACGCCAACTCGTTCTACGCTGCAGCCATCCAGGCGGGCACGAAGGACTGGACGGCGCTGCTGTTCGGTTCCCTCGACGCCGGCAACGCGATCACCGTGGACAAACCGCCGGCGGCGCTGTGGGTTCCTGCCCTTGCGGGCAGGATCTTCGGGTTCTCGCCGCTGAGCATGCTGGTGCCGCAGGCACTTATGGGTGTGGCCGCCGTCGGACTCCTTTACCTCACCGTCAAGCGCATATCCGGCCCGGCGGCCGGACTGCTCGCCGGCGGCGCCCTGGCGCTGACCCCCGTGGCCGCGCTGATGTTCCGGTTCAACGACCCCGACGCTCTGCTCACCCTCTGCCTGGTGCTGGCCGCCTACCTGACCACCCGCGCCATCGAACAGGCAGGCTCGAAATGGCTCGCCGCGGCCGGGGCAGTGATCGGCCTGGCCTTTCTGACCAAGATGCTCCAGGGCTTCCTGATCGTTCCCGGCCTCGCCCTGGCGTATCTCTGGGCTGCCCCCACGAGCATCGGCCGGCGTTTCCTGCACCTGCTCGCGGCGGCAGGCGGCATTGTGCTCGTGGCTGGCAGCTACATCGCGCTGTTCCAGCTCACGCCCGCGTCCGCCCGGCCCTACATGGCGGGGTCCGAGACCAACAGCTTCCTTGAGCTGACCTTCGGCTACAACGGCCTGGGCCGCATCATCGGCTCCGGAGCCGGCTCCGGCGGCGGTATGCCCGGCGGAGGCGGGATTCCCGGCGGTGGCGGCATGGGCGGAAATGTCGGCTTCGGTGGTGCCGCGGGGATCACCCGCATGTTCGGGACCAGCTTCGGCGGCGAGGTGTCCTGGCTGCTTCCGTCGGCCCTGATCCTGCTCGGTGCCGGCCTGTGGTTCACCCGCCGTGAGGCACGCACCTCCCGTACCCGCGCAGCCCTGGTCCTCTGGGGCGGCTGGCTGCTGGTGACCGCCGGCATCCTGAGCTTCATGAGCGGCACCGTCCACCCGTACTATGCTGTGGCGCTGGCTCCGGCGATTGCCGCGCTGGTGGGCATCGGTTCCGTGGAACTGTGGCGCGGCCGGGCCTATTTTCCCGCCCGGATTACCCTGGCGGTCACGGTCATGGCCGCCGCGGTCTGGTCCGCGGTGCTTCTGGGACGCGACGCCGGCTGGCTGCCGTGGCTCAAGGTGGCCGTGGTGATTCTGGGCGTGCTGGCTGCCGTCGCGCTGCTGTTCCGGCTCGACTCGTTCCAGGCCATTCCGGCCCGGCTCCGTAAAACGGCGACGGCAGCCGTCGTGGTGGTTTCGCTGCTGGCCGGCGCCCTGGGCAGCGCTGCGTGGACCTTTGCCACGGCAGGCCAGCCCCACTCCGGATCGATTCCGACGTCGGGCCCCGCCGCATCCGCGATGGGCGGACCGGGGGGCCAAGGCGGACGCAACTTCGGCGGACTAACGGGTCCCGACGGCGCAATAGGTCCCGGCGGCGGTGCCATGGGTCCCGACGGCGGAATGGGTCCCGGCGGCACAATGGGTTCCGACGGCGCCGGCACGGCGAACTCCGAACTCACCGCGCTGCTGAGGGCAAGCACCGCCAAATGGTCCGGAATTGTTTCCGGCGCAAGCCAGGCAGCCAGCCTGGAACTCGCCTCCGGTAGCAGCGTGATCGCCCTGGGCGGTTGGAACGGCGGGGACCCCTATCCCACGCTCGCGCAGTTCCAGGAGATGGTGGCCAACGGCGAGATCGGGTACTTCATTTCCGGCGGCGGAATGGGCGGAGGCGGCGGACGCGGCGGAAACTCCGAGGTGGCCACCTGGGTCGCCGCCAACTTCGAGGCGCAGACGGTCGGCAACTCCACCGTCTACAAGCTGACCAAATAG
- a CDS encoding VOC family protein yields the protein MDWKLELVFVPVSDVDRAKDFYVNKVGFNADYDERPMDGIRFVQLTPPGSGCSIAIGEGLNDAPPGTAPSLQLVVSDINAAHDQLKANGVDVSDVDIQDWGHFVYFADPDGNKWAVQYIPHRPNG from the coding sequence ATGGACTGGAAACTTGAACTCGTCTTCGTCCCGGTGTCCGATGTGGACCGCGCCAAGGACTTCTACGTCAACAAGGTCGGCTTCAATGCCGACTACGACGAGCGGCCCATGGACGGCATCCGCTTCGTCCAGCTGACCCCGCCCGGTTCGGGCTGCTCGATTGCGATCGGGGAGGGTCTCAACGATGCTCCTCCGGGGACAGCGCCCAGCCTTCAGCTCGTGGTGAGCGACATCAATGCCGCGCACGACCAGCTCAAGGCGAACGGGGTGGATGTCAGCGACGTGGACATCCAGGACTGGGGCCACTTTGTTTACTTTGCCGATCCCGACGGGAACAAGTGGGCGGTGCAGTACATCCCCCACCGGCCGAACGGCTGA
- a CDS encoding DNA glycosylase AlkZ-like family protein, which translates to MATHVVPARPLETAATLTPELLRAWAWHRQGLDGSLEGRTSQEVLATAGWARSVGGANPYLTLFARAGIRRGQVDRDVRELKIHELPTARGCTYVLGREDFDWALSLGKNAEEAFRVLARLGVDRGEITLLEEQILHVLAEADGPLDPRQLKEELGESVRNLGEEGKKKGAATTLPTALGLLQADGRIRRVPLNGRLDQQRYAYTPWGLPPSRLGPEGAREELMRRYLGWTGGATVRQTQWFTGFTLTDSRAALAAVGAVEVPTAAGDVLWMLPADVERLADFSPPEGEQIQLLAGTDSLVLHRRNAADLFAGEDRDRKLLNATLALQPDLPDHPIFDRGRIIGLWQYDPGRERIAAWLFAGRTPAVEQRIAEVEAWIREDLGDFRSFSLDSPASRQARIDALDAAAD; encoded by the coding sequence ATGGCTACCCACGTTGTGCCCGCCCGCCCGCTGGAAACCGCGGCAACCCTCACTCCGGAACTGCTCCGCGCCTGGGCCTGGCACCGGCAGGGGCTGGACGGGTCACTCGAAGGCCGCACCTCGCAGGAGGTGCTCGCCACCGCCGGCTGGGCCAGGTCAGTGGGCGGCGCCAATCCTTACCTGACGCTCTTCGCCCGCGCCGGAATCCGCCGCGGGCAGGTGGACCGTGACGTCCGCGAGCTCAAGATCCATGAGCTGCCCACCGCCCGCGGCTGCACCTACGTGCTGGGCCGGGAGGACTTCGACTGGGCGCTGAGCCTGGGCAAGAACGCTGAGGAGGCCTTCCGGGTGCTGGCCAGGCTCGGCGTGGACCGCGGCGAGATCACGCTGCTGGAGGAACAGATCCTCCACGTCCTCGCCGAAGCAGACGGTCCGCTGGACCCGCGGCAGCTCAAGGAGGAGCTCGGGGAGTCGGTGCGGAACCTGGGCGAGGAAGGCAAGAAAAAAGGTGCCGCCACGACGCTGCCCACCGCGCTGGGGCTGCTGCAGGCCGACGGCCGGATCCGCCGTGTTCCGCTCAACGGGCGGTTGGACCAGCAGCGCTACGCGTACACGCCGTGGGGCCTGCCGCCAAGCCGGCTCGGTCCCGAAGGTGCCCGCGAGGAACTGATGCGGCGCTACCTTGGCTGGACGGGCGGCGCCACCGTCAGGCAAACCCAGTGGTTCACCGGCTTCACCCTCACCGACAGCAGGGCGGCGCTCGCCGCCGTCGGAGCAGTGGAGGTTCCCACCGCCGCCGGCGACGTGCTCTGGATGCTGCCGGCCGACGTCGAACGCCTGGCGGACTTCAGCCCGCCGGAAGGGGAGCAGATTCAGCTGCTGGCCGGCACCGATTCGCTGGTGCTGCACCGGCGGAACGCGGCGGACCTGTTTGCCGGGGAGGACCGGGACCGGAAGCTCCTGAACGCCACCTTGGCGCTGCAGCCTGACCTGCCGGACCACCCCATCTTTGACCGGGGCAGGATCATCGGACTGTGGCAGTACGATCCGGGCAGGGAGAGGATCGCAGCCTGGCTCTTTGCCGGCAGGACGCCAGCCGTCGAACAGCGCATCGCCGAGGTTGAGGCATGGATCCGGGAGGACCTGGGCGACTTCCGCTCCTTCAGCCTGGATTCGCCGGCGTCGCGGCAGGCGCGGATCGACGCGCTGGACGCCGCCGCCGATTAG
- a CDS encoding HAD-IA family hydrolase, which translates to MSLPAESATITLTARAVLFDMDGTLVDSTAIVERVWTEFAGRYGLDIAEILRTSHGVQALDTVRRFAPEGADIHALAAELGQMELTETDGIIAIPGALRLLESLPADAVALVTSASRDLATVRMAAAGVELPAAMVTAEDVSHGKPHPEGYLLGASLLGASPSEAVVFEDAPAGIAAGVAAGIRTIAVGPNTGVLPDGVLHIPDYTAVTALVEAGEDGRRVISLQL; encoded by the coding sequence ATGAGCCTTCCCGCCGAGTCCGCCACCATCACGCTGACAGCCCGCGCGGTCCTGTTCGACATGGACGGCACCCTCGTGGATTCCACGGCCATCGTGGAGCGCGTGTGGACAGAGTTCGCCGGCCGCTACGGCCTTGATATCGCCGAAATCCTCCGCACATCCCACGGCGTCCAGGCTTTGGATACAGTCCGCCGCTTCGCTCCGGAGGGCGCCGACATCCACGCCCTGGCCGCCGAACTGGGCCAGATGGAGCTGACGGAAACCGACGGCATCATCGCCATTCCGGGTGCCCTACGGCTGCTCGAGTCCCTGCCGGCCGACGCCGTGGCACTGGTAACGTCGGCGTCCCGCGACCTCGCCACCGTCCGGATGGCAGCGGCCGGGGTGGAGCTGCCGGCAGCGATGGTCACCGCCGAGGACGTGTCCCACGGCAAGCCGCACCCCGAGGGCTACCTGCTCGGCGCGTCCCTGCTGGGGGCTTCGCCGTCGGAGGCGGTGGTGTTCGAGGACGCCCCCGCCGGCATCGCCGCAGGAGTGGCCGCCGGCATCCGGACCATTGCCGTTGGTCCGAACACCGGCGTCCTTCCCGACGGGGTGCTGCACATTCCGGACTACACCGCCGTCACCGCTTTGGTGGAAGCCGGCGAGGACGGGCGCCGGGTCATCTCCCTGCAGCTGTAG
- a CDS encoding zinc-dependent alcohol dehydrogenase → MTNQQQNEATAYWTVGPGRGELRSEALHVPGPEEALVRSLYSGISKGTELVVHHAAVPPCIAEEMRAPHQEGSFPAPVKFGYLSVGVVEQGPADWVGQTVFCLHPHQDRYVVPVSSLTRVPDGVPPRRAVLTGTVETAVNALWEAGPRLGDRVAVIGAGLVGGMVATLLRTFPLARLQLVDLDPARKDLADALGVDFAHPDNALPDCDIVFHCSASQGGLERSLQLVGDEGDIIEMSWYADRKITIPLGEDFHARRLSIRASQVGAVARARRHRRTNADRLELAVSLLTDPVFDAFLTGASAFAELPGVVQDLADGRLEALCHVIEYPAADKPSIQDQIPTTENVR, encoded by the coding sequence ATGACTAACCAGCAGCAGAACGAAGCAACCGCATATTGGACCGTGGGCCCCGGCCGGGGTGAACTGCGCAGCGAGGCGCTGCACGTCCCCGGCCCGGAGGAGGCGCTGGTGCGCTCGCTGTATTCGGGCATCAGCAAGGGCACCGAACTTGTGGTCCACCACGCCGCCGTCCCGCCCTGCATCGCCGAGGAGATGCGCGCCCCGCACCAGGAAGGCTCCTTCCCGGCACCGGTGAAGTTCGGCTACCTGTCCGTGGGCGTCGTGGAGCAGGGCCCGGCGGACTGGGTGGGGCAAACGGTCTTCTGCCTGCATCCGCACCAGGACCGTTATGTGGTTCCGGTTTCCTCGCTCACCCGCGTTCCCGACGGCGTTCCTCCCCGCCGCGCCGTCCTCACCGGCACTGTGGAAACGGCCGTGAACGCGCTCTGGGAGGCAGGCCCCAGGCTGGGCGACCGTGTCGCCGTGATCGGCGCCGGGCTCGTGGGCGGCATGGTGGCCACACTGCTGCGGACGTTCCCCCTCGCGCGGCTTCAGCTGGTGGACCTGGACCCAGCCCGAAAGGACCTCGCCGACGCCCTGGGCGTGGACTTCGCGCACCCGGACAACGCCCTGCCGGACTGCGACATCGTGTTTCACTGCTCCGCGTCCCAAGGCGGGCTGGAACGCAGCCTGCAACTGGTGGGGGACGAAGGCGACATCATCGAAATGTCCTGGTACGCCGACCGGAAAATCACCATTCCGCTCGGCGAGGACTTCCATGCCCGCAGGCTCTCCATCCGTGCCAGCCAGGTCGGAGCCGTGGCACGCGCCCGCCGGCACCGGCGGACCAACGCCGACCGCCTGGAACTCGCTGTGTCCCTGCTGACGGACCCGGTGTTTGATGCCTTCCTCACGGGCGCCTCCGCCTTCGCCGAACTGCCGGGCGTGGTCCAGGACCTGGCCGACGGCCGGCTCGAAGCGCTCTGCCACGTGATCGAGTATCCGGCCGCCGATAAGCCCTCCATTCAAGACCAGATCCCAACGACCGAAAACGTGAGGTAA
- a CDS encoding nucleoside deaminase, protein MAPADPQHLEWMGLALNEARRALATEDVPIGAVVIGPDGTVLGTGRNEREALGDPTAHAEVVAIREAAARLRQSAARNGSSGDGWRLEDCTLVVTLEPCAMCAGAIVLARIHRVVFGAWDEKAGAAGSVFDILRERRLNHWVEVYAGVQEEECGGLLREFFATHRTGSSALG, encoded by the coding sequence ATGGCCCCGGCAGATCCGCAACACTTGGAATGGATGGGCCTTGCCCTCAACGAAGCCCGGCGGGCCCTGGCCACGGAGGACGTCCCGATCGGCGCCGTCGTCATCGGTCCGGACGGGACTGTCCTGGGTACCGGCCGCAATGAGCGCGAGGCCCTTGGCGACCCCACCGCGCATGCCGAGGTGGTGGCCATCCGGGAGGCCGCCGCGAGGCTGCGCCAAAGCGCTGCCCGCAATGGCAGCAGCGGCGACGGCTGGCGGCTGGAGGACTGCACGCTGGTGGTGACGCTGGAACCGTGTGCCATGTGCGCCGGGGCTATTGTCCTGGCCAGGATCCACCGCGTGGTGTTCGGAGCCTGGGACGAGAAGGCGGGGGCTGCGGGCTCCGTGTTCGACATTCTGCGCGAGCGCCGCCTGAACCACTGGGTGGAGGTCTATGCCGGCGTGCAGGAGGAGGAATGCGGCGGCCTCCTGCGGGAGTTCTTCGCAACGCACCGCACCGGCAGCTCGGCACTCGGATAG
- a CDS encoding glycosyltransferase, producing MPPTPPAIRLLVPANIRHNSGGNVYNAALAEGLEQLGTEVTIQPVSGDWPVASKEERRRLAGLLTSGTAAPAGTITIVDGLVASGAPEAMEAAAAGGQAPWVLMHMPLDDHPDLEARSLRAAAGVICTSGSAAAEITRRHGLSGVRAALPGTERGPLAHGSEPPHLLAVAALLPNKDQLILLAALARLKDLDWTAALVGSATADPDYARQVVAAVDRHGLGGRVQLPGELTGDALEQQWLAADLSLLVSRVEAFGMAVTESIARGVPVIVRAGTGAVEALGQGAEPQPGHGNGAEPALPGAAVELGSAPAGPDTTGGEASESAEGNPEPLAALLRSWLTDPSVRAEWRRRALAGRELLPGWDATARRVLGYVAPEAAPGSHSSHRPADGE from the coding sequence ATGCCGCCCACACCGCCGGCCATCCGGCTCCTGGTTCCCGCCAACATCCGCCACAACTCAGGCGGCAATGTTTACAACGCCGCGCTGGCGGAGGGCCTGGAGCAACTGGGAACCGAGGTAACCATCCAGCCGGTCAGCGGCGACTGGCCGGTGGCCAGCAAGGAAGAACGACGGCGGCTGGCCGGCTTGCTCACGTCCGGAACCGCGGCGCCCGCCGGGACCATCACGATCGTGGACGGCCTGGTGGCCTCCGGCGCCCCCGAAGCGATGGAGGCCGCCGCCGCCGGCGGCCAGGCGCCGTGGGTCCTGATGCACATGCCCCTGGATGACCACCCGGACCTCGAAGCCCGCTCGCTTCGGGCGGCGGCGGGCGTGATCTGCACCAGCGGTTCGGCCGCAGCCGAGATCACCCGGCGGCACGGCCTGTCCGGGGTCCGCGCCGCGCTGCCCGGAACCGAACGCGGCCCGCTGGCCCACGGTTCCGAGCCGCCGCACCTGCTGGCCGTGGCGGCTCTGCTGCCCAACAAGGACCAGCTGATACTCCTCGCCGCCTTGGCCCGGCTCAAGGACCTGGACTGGACCGCTGCCCTCGTCGGCTCGGCCACGGCGGACCCGGACTATGCCCGCCAGGTCGTAGCGGCGGTCGACCGGCACGGGCTGGGCGGCCGGGTGCAGCTCCCGGGCGAACTGACCGGCGATGCCCTCGAGCAGCAGTGGCTCGCCGCGGACCTGAGCCTGCTGGTTTCCAGGGTGGAGGCCTTCGGCATGGCCGTCACCGAGTCCATAGCCCGCGGGGTGCCCGTCATCGTCCGTGCCGGCACCGGGGCAGTGGAGGCGCTGGGCCAGGGGGCAGAACCGCAGCCAGGCCACGGGAATGGGGCGGAGCCCGCCCTGCCAGGTGCCGCCGTCGAACTGGGCAGTGCTCCGGCAGGTCCGGACACCACAGGCGGCGAAGCCAGCGAATCTGCCGAGGGGAACCCGGAACCGCTGGCCGCCCTGCTGCGCAGCTGGCTCACGGATCCCTCGGTGCGTGCCGAATGGCGCCGGCGGGCGTTGGCCGGCAGGGAACTGCTGCCCGGCTGGGATGCCACCGCACGGCGGGTGCTCGGCTACGTGGCGCCGGAAGCGGCGCCGGGCAGCCATTCCTCGCACCGGCCTGCTGATGGAGAATGA